The Spirosoma foliorum genome has a window encoding:
- the pfkA gene encoding 6-phosphofructokinase: MKRIAVFTSGGDAPGMNACIRAVVRGAVYHGIEVFGIRRGYSGMINGDIFQMSSHSVSNIVQRGGTILKSARSKEFMTPEGRAKAFEQLKKFDIEGLVAIGGNGTFTGATLFYDEFGIPTVGAPGTIDNDLYGTDHTIGFDTAVNTALEAIDKIRDTADSHDRIFLIEVMGRDSGYIAIQSGIAGGAEMVMVPEVLTPISEVVETLKSGWSRQKSSSIVVIAEGEEAGIATEIAEKIRQQVETAIDMRVTTLGHIQRGGIPTAYDRILASRLGLGALEGLMNGEKNVMAGIVNNELVYTPFRDTIRLPKPINEDLLRMVKILSV; this comes from the coding sequence ATGAAACGAATAGCTGTTTTTACCTCGGGTGGTGATGCGCCGGGTATGAACGCCTGTATCCGGGCGGTTGTCCGGGGGGCGGTCTATCATGGCATCGAAGTATTCGGTATCCGCCGGGGGTACAGCGGAATGATAAATGGCGATATTTTTCAGATGTCTTCGCACTCGGTGAGTAACATCGTACAGCGTGGAGGCACCATCCTAAAATCGGCCCGCAGTAAAGAATTTATGACCCCCGAAGGCCGTGCTAAGGCTTTTGAACAACTCAAAAAGTTCGACATCGAAGGGCTGGTTGCCATTGGTGGTAACGGGACTTTCACAGGAGCTACCCTTTTTTATGACGAATTCGGCATCCCAACCGTTGGGGCGCCCGGAACAATTGATAATGATCTTTACGGTACCGACCATACCATTGGATTCGATACTGCGGTAAACACCGCGCTGGAAGCGATTGATAAAATTCGGGACACTGCCGATTCACACGACCGGATTTTTCTGATCGAGGTAATGGGTCGCGACTCAGGTTACATTGCCATTCAGTCGGGTATTGCCGGTGGTGCCGAGATGGTTATGGTGCCTGAAGTATTGACGCCTATTTCGGAAGTTGTTGAAACACTGAAGTCGGGTTGGAGTCGGCAAAAATCCTCTTCTATCGTTGTAATCGCCGAGGGCGAAGAAGCGGGTATTGCCACAGAAATTGCCGAAAAAATTCGTCAGCAGGTTGAAACGGCTATAGATATGCGTGTGACAACGTTAGGCCACATTCAACGAGGTGGTATCCCAACAGCCTACGATCGCATTCTGGCCAGCCGACTTGGCCTTGGCGCATTGGAGGGTCTGATGAATGGTGAAAAAAATGTAATGGCGGGCATTGTTAATAATGAATTGGTTTATACCCCTTTCCGGGATACCATTCGTTTACCGAAGCCCATTAATGAAGATTTGCTCCGAATGGTTAAAATCCTGAGCGTATAA